In Babylonia areolata isolate BAREFJ2019XMU chromosome 19, ASM4173473v1, whole genome shotgun sequence, a single window of DNA contains:
- the LOC143293919 gene encoding uncharacterized protein LOC143293919 isoform X3 yields the protein MVMEKPLEILRKRVKDLENLEAYLQQQLKDVETDRERLHVLCRKDKAQLHEQLVRLEEGRLREGSLKSQLTVVERGERAALMRCQGLEDSLCRLEDRLHLMQVQERRLREELRQVTSEGRTSGIASPMGTGPLTSGVTSGRGREGEGDGLGGGVGYPGSVLDTTRQQQQASGEERDRLGRQVEQQRAQISILERQLATSDDVMMTLRQRLDVLQDRDRELEGEARALRSREEELQSRVSELERSEKRLKSRVRELQHSETCLMARLDERETGGPQDDDTLPPVHKRQLPQTLEECQRQVVLLSRRLEAAHRQLEDSSGHQHNAPPTLTDSPPQEQQDGQRHDGERRGQSGVSENSCEDGERHERQLCGKDLQPQDSSPHHHHHHQHQVEQNGSTQQQAGRQQHEDCQHRGQHLVDRHRVEDEVRVSEKEEECDPAAGRQSSKDHRHPDHRRDDPHHPHSGDGLQQEQAEEGGHHRLSGKEPALQQLPEKNGAQEKLSDTAPRKLDKAQTQLSDSPPRREESGGQRSESEHGPPEPGQGEGRENHLHQTGLQHQRQQHGNGHQHSLDRKDLSSNDVRVPKSHSDPPPEAPLEKHEDRQGGNRTDTSPGQSCDRNDSHQHHQSGHSQQQVAQHHTKEKEAVSGEKKDQNDSSGKVVPNPAQNHQQQDQPQFVNQKDPSPGRVNTHPPHHQDRDTTDTTDTGSTDRGSTDRGTTDRGSTGTTDRGAADLGGVKDHASGHGTGGVSSPQSVSTASRASGREAAGDRGDRGDRGDRETAHSEEDVVQRVQKQDKAAQVDCKTSDTPPRHASSPGTEGSTVEETEEEAVPEPPSHLRVERMEGGCVVLAWQPPVLDPQGCSNGARVVGYRIFLNGRVCQQPHNPRLSTTTVPVAPRLPPRPPHCLAVQTLAAGGQASGRVEVVLQPSQAAPGGSGTL from the exons ATGGTGATGGAGAAACCGCTGGAGATTCTTCGGAAGAGAGTCAAAGACCTGGAAAACTTGGAGGCCTATCTGCAGCAGCAG TTAAAAGACGTGGAGACGGACCGCGAGAGGTTGCACGTGCTGTGCCGGAAGGACAAGGCCCAGCTGCACGAGCAGCTCGTGAGGCTGGAGGAGGGCCGGCTGAGGGAGGGCAGCCTGAAGTCCCAGCTGACGGTGGTGGAGCGGGGGGAGAGGGCCGCCCTCATGAGATGCCAGGGGCTGGAGGACTCGCTGTGCCGCCTGGAGGACCGCCTTCACCTGATGCAG GTCCAGGAGCGGCGACTGAGAGAGGAGCTGCGTCAGGTGACGTCAGAGGGAAGGACGTCAGGCATTGCGTCACCCATGGGCACGGGCCCCCTGACCAGTGGTGTCACCAGTGGCcgtggcagggagggggagggggacgggctGGGAGGAGGTGTTGGGTACCCGGGCAGTGTGCTGGACACCACCAGACAACAG CAGCAGGCGAGCGGGGAGGAGAGGGACAGGCTGGGTCGTCAGGTGGAGCAGCAGCGGGCCCAGATCTCCATCCTGGAGAGGCAGCTGGCCACCAGTGATGACGTCATGATGACGTTGCGACAGCGGCTGGACGTTCTGCAGGACCGGGACAGGGAactggagggggag GCGCGCGCTCTCCGGTCACGTGAGGAAGAGTTGCAGTCACGTGTGTCAGAGCTGGAGCGGTCAGAAAAGAGGCTGAAGTCACGTGTGAGAGAGCTGCAGCACAGTGAAACCTGTCTGATGGCCCGGCTGGATGAGCGGGAGACAGGGGGGCCTCAG GATGacgacacactgccccctgtccACAAACGCCAGTTGCCTCAGACATTGGAGGAGTGTCAGAGACAGGTGGTGCTGTTGTCAAGGCGACTGGAGGCCGCTCACAGACAGCTTGAAGACAGCAGTGGTCATCAGCATAACGCCCCCCCCACACTGACCGACAGCCCTCCTCAAGAGCAGCAGGACGGACAGCGTCATGACGGTGAGAGGCGGGGACAGAGTGGGGTGTCAGAAAACAGTTGTGAGGACGGTGAGAGGCACGAGAGGCAGCTGTGTGGGAAGGACCTTCAGCCACAAGACagcagcccccaccaccaccatcaccaccagcaccaggtTGAGCAGAACGGCTCTACTCagcaacaggcaggcaggcagcagcaTGAAGACTGTCAGCACCGTGGTCAACACCTCGTGGACAGGCACCGTGTGGAGGACGAGGTGCGTGTCAGTGAAAAGGAAGAAGAGTGTGACCCAGCAGCGGGGCGTCAGTCCAGCAAGGATCACCGCCATCCGGACCACAGGCGTGatgacccccaccacccgcacAGTGGGGATGGTCTTCAGCAGGAACAGGCTGAGGAGGGTGGGCATCACAGACTCTCCGGCAAGGAACCAGCTCTTCAACAGCTGCCCGAGAAAAACGGGGCGCAGGAAAAGCTCAGTGACACAGCTCCCAGGAAGTTGGACAAGGCCCAGACCCAGCTGTCAGACAGCCCGCCCCGGCGTGAAGAGTCTGGGGGACAACGGAGTGAATCTGAACATGGCCCGCCAGAACCAGGTCAAGGTGAAGGCCGTGAGAACCACCTCCATCAGACAGGTCTGCAGCACCAGAGGCAGCAACACGGAAACGGCCATCAGCACAGCCTGGACCGAAAGGACCTCTCAAGCAACGATGTTCGCGTGCCCAAATCACACAGCGACCCGCCGCCAGAAGCCCCCCTTGAGAAACACGAAGACAGGCAAGGTGGAAACAGGACGGACACCTCCCCAGGACAGTCATGTGACAGGAATGacagtcatcagcatcatcagtctGGTCACAGTCAGCAGCAAGTGGCTCAGCATCATACAAAGGAGAAGGAAGCAGTAAGCGGAGAGAAGAAAGACCAGAATGACAGCAGCGGGAAGGTCGTTCCGAACCCAGCACAGAACCACCAGCAGCAAGATCAGCCTCAGTTCGTTAACCAAAAGGATCCGTCTCCTGGAAGAGTGAACACTCATCCCCCGCACCACCAggacagagacactacagacacaacagacacaggctCTACAGACAGAGGCTCTACAGACAGAGGCACCACAGACAGAGGCTCCACAGGTACCACAGACAGAGGTGCAGCAGACCTGGGCGGTGTGAAGGACCATGCTTCAGGCCATGGAACCGGTGGTGTGTCCAGCCCCCAGTCTGTTTCCACGGCTTCCAGAGCATCGGGGAGAGAGGCTGCAGGAGACCGGGGGGACCGGGGAGACAGGGGGGACCGGGAGACAGCACACAGCGAGGAGGACGTTGTACAACGGGTGCAGAAACAAGACAAG GCAGCACAAGTGGATTGCAAGACGTCAGATACACCACCTCGCCACGCGTCTTCTCCGGGTACTG AAGGGAGTACggtggaggagacggaggaggaggcagTACCTGAGCCACCCAGCCATCTGCGGGTGGAGAGGATGGAGGgcgggtgtgtggtgttggcatGGCAACCACCCGTCTTGgacccccagggctgcagcaacGGCGCCAGAGTGGTGGGGTACAGG ATCTTCCTGAACGGACGGGTGTGCCAGCAGCCCCACAACCCCCGCctgtccaccaccaccgtccccgtcgccccccgcctgcccccccgccccccgcactgCCTGGCTGTGCAGACCCTGGCCGCGGGTGGCCAGGCGTCTGGCCGTGTGGAGGTGGTCCTTCAGCCCAGTCAGGCCGCACCGGGAGGATCTGGGacactgtga
- the LOC143293919 gene encoding uncharacterized protein LOC143293919 isoform X4: MVMEKPLEILRKRVKDLENLEAYLQQQLKDVETDRERLHVLCRKDKAQLHEQLVRLEEGRLREGSLKSQLTVVERGERAALMRCQGLEDSLCRLEDRLHLMQVQERRLREELRQVTSEGRTSGIASPMGTGPLTSGVTSGRGREGEGDGLGGGVGYPGSVLDTTRQQQQASGEERDRLGRQVEQQRAQISILERQLATSDDVMMTLRQRLDVLQDRDRELEGEARALRSREEELQSRVSELERSEKRLKSRVRELQHSETCLMARLDERETGGPQDDDTLPPVHKRQLPQTLEECQRQVVLLSRRLEAAHRQLEDSSGHQHNAPPTLTDSPPQEQQDGQRHDGERRGQSGVSENSCEDGERHERQLCGKDLQPQDSSPHHHHHHQHQVEQNGSTQQQAGRQQHEDCQHRGQHLVDRHRVEDEVRVSEKEEECDPAAGRQSSKDHRHPDHRRDDPHHPHSGDGLQQEQAEEGGHHRLSGKEPALQQLPEKNGAQEKLSDTAPRKLDKAQTQLSDSPPRREESGGQRSESEHGPPEPGQGEGRENHLHQTGLQHQRQQHGNGHQHSLDRKDLSSNDVRVPKSHSDPPPEAPLEKHEDRQGGNRTDTSPGQSCDRNDSHQHHQSGHSQQQVAQHHTKEKEAVSGEKKDQNDSSGKVVPNPAQNHQQQDQPQFVNQKDPSPGRVNTHPPHHQDRDTTDTTDTGSTDRGSTDRGTTDRGSTGTTDRGAADLGGVKDHASGHGTGGVSSPQSVSTASRASGREAAGDRGDRGDRGDRETAHSEEDVVQRVQKQDKKAAQVDCKTSDTPPRHASSPEGSTVEETEEEAVPEPPSHLRVERMEGGCVVLAWQPPVLDPQGCSNGARVVGYRIFLNGRVCQQPHNPRLSTTTVPVAPRLPPRPPHCLAVQTLAAGGQASGRVEVVLQPSQAAPGGSGTL; this comes from the exons ATGGTGATGGAGAAACCGCTGGAGATTCTTCGGAAGAGAGTCAAAGACCTGGAAAACTTGGAGGCCTATCTGCAGCAGCAG TTAAAAGACGTGGAGACGGACCGCGAGAGGTTGCACGTGCTGTGCCGGAAGGACAAGGCCCAGCTGCACGAGCAGCTCGTGAGGCTGGAGGAGGGCCGGCTGAGGGAGGGCAGCCTGAAGTCCCAGCTGACGGTGGTGGAGCGGGGGGAGAGGGCCGCCCTCATGAGATGCCAGGGGCTGGAGGACTCGCTGTGCCGCCTGGAGGACCGCCTTCACCTGATGCAG GTCCAGGAGCGGCGACTGAGAGAGGAGCTGCGTCAGGTGACGTCAGAGGGAAGGACGTCAGGCATTGCGTCACCCATGGGCACGGGCCCCCTGACCAGTGGTGTCACCAGTGGCcgtggcagggagggggagggggacgggctGGGAGGAGGTGTTGGGTACCCGGGCAGTGTGCTGGACACCACCAGACAACAG CAGCAGGCGAGCGGGGAGGAGAGGGACAGGCTGGGTCGTCAGGTGGAGCAGCAGCGGGCCCAGATCTCCATCCTGGAGAGGCAGCTGGCCACCAGTGATGACGTCATGATGACGTTGCGACAGCGGCTGGACGTTCTGCAGGACCGGGACAGGGAactggagggggag GCGCGCGCTCTCCGGTCACGTGAGGAAGAGTTGCAGTCACGTGTGTCAGAGCTGGAGCGGTCAGAAAAGAGGCTGAAGTCACGTGTGAGAGAGCTGCAGCACAGTGAAACCTGTCTGATGGCCCGGCTGGATGAGCGGGAGACAGGGGGGCCTCAG GATGacgacacactgccccctgtccACAAACGCCAGTTGCCTCAGACATTGGAGGAGTGTCAGAGACAGGTGGTGCTGTTGTCAAGGCGACTGGAGGCCGCTCACAGACAGCTTGAAGACAGCAGTGGTCATCAGCATAACGCCCCCCCCACACTGACCGACAGCCCTCCTCAAGAGCAGCAGGACGGACAGCGTCATGACGGTGAGAGGCGGGGACAGAGTGGGGTGTCAGAAAACAGTTGTGAGGACGGTGAGAGGCACGAGAGGCAGCTGTGTGGGAAGGACCTTCAGCCACAAGACagcagcccccaccaccaccatcaccaccagcaccaggtTGAGCAGAACGGCTCTACTCagcaacaggcaggcaggcagcagcaTGAAGACTGTCAGCACCGTGGTCAACACCTCGTGGACAGGCACCGTGTGGAGGACGAGGTGCGTGTCAGTGAAAAGGAAGAAGAGTGTGACCCAGCAGCGGGGCGTCAGTCCAGCAAGGATCACCGCCATCCGGACCACAGGCGTGatgacccccaccacccgcacAGTGGGGATGGTCTTCAGCAGGAACAGGCTGAGGAGGGTGGGCATCACAGACTCTCCGGCAAGGAACCAGCTCTTCAACAGCTGCCCGAGAAAAACGGGGCGCAGGAAAAGCTCAGTGACACAGCTCCCAGGAAGTTGGACAAGGCCCAGACCCAGCTGTCAGACAGCCCGCCCCGGCGTGAAGAGTCTGGGGGACAACGGAGTGAATCTGAACATGGCCCGCCAGAACCAGGTCAAGGTGAAGGCCGTGAGAACCACCTCCATCAGACAGGTCTGCAGCACCAGAGGCAGCAACACGGAAACGGCCATCAGCACAGCCTGGACCGAAAGGACCTCTCAAGCAACGATGTTCGCGTGCCCAAATCACACAGCGACCCGCCGCCAGAAGCCCCCCTTGAGAAACACGAAGACAGGCAAGGTGGAAACAGGACGGACACCTCCCCAGGACAGTCATGTGACAGGAATGacagtcatcagcatcatcagtctGGTCACAGTCAGCAGCAAGTGGCTCAGCATCATACAAAGGAGAAGGAAGCAGTAAGCGGAGAGAAGAAAGACCAGAATGACAGCAGCGGGAAGGTCGTTCCGAACCCAGCACAGAACCACCAGCAGCAAGATCAGCCTCAGTTCGTTAACCAAAAGGATCCGTCTCCTGGAAGAGTGAACACTCATCCCCCGCACCACCAggacagagacactacagacacaacagacacaggctCTACAGACAGAGGCTCTACAGACAGAGGCACCACAGACAGAGGCTCCACAGGTACCACAGACAGAGGTGCAGCAGACCTGGGCGGTGTGAAGGACCATGCTTCAGGCCATGGAACCGGTGGTGTGTCCAGCCCCCAGTCTGTTTCCACGGCTTCCAGAGCATCGGGGAGAGAGGCTGCAGGAGACCGGGGGGACCGGGGAGACAGGGGGGACCGGGAGACAGCACACAGCGAGGAGGACGTTGTACAACGGGTGCAGAAACAAGACAAG AAGGCAGCACAAGTGGATTGCAAGACGTCAGATACACCACCTCGCCACGCGTCTTCTCCGG AAGGGAGTACggtggaggagacggaggaggaggcagTACCTGAGCCACCCAGCCATCTGCGGGTGGAGAGGATGGAGGgcgggtgtgtggtgttggcatGGCAACCACCCGTCTTGgacccccagggctgcagcaacGGCGCCAGAGTGGTGGGGTACAGG ATCTTCCTGAACGGACGGGTGTGCCAGCAGCCCCACAACCCCCGCctgtccaccaccaccgtccccgtcgccccccgcctgcccccccgccccccgcactgCCTGGCTGTGCAGACCCTGGCCGCGGGTGGCCAGGCGTCTGGCCGTGTGGAGGTGGTCCTTCAGCCCAGTCAGGCCGCACCGGGAGGATCTGGGacactgtga
- the LOC143293919 gene encoding uncharacterized protein LOC143293919 isoform X1 has translation MVMEKPLEILRKRVKDLENLEAYLQQQLKDVETDRERLHVLCRKDKAQLHEQLVRLEEGRLREGSLKSQLTVVERGERAALMRCQGLEDSLCRLEDRLHLMQVQERRLREELRQVTSEGRTSGIASPMGTGPLTSGVTSGRGREGEGDGLGGGVGYPGSVLDTTRQQQQASGEERDRLGRQVEQQRAQISILERQLATSDDVMMTLRQRLDVLQDRDRELEGEARALRSREEELQSRVSELERSEKRLKSRVRELQHSETCLMARLDERETGGPQDDDTLPPVHKRQLPQTLEECQRQVVLLSRRLEAAHRQLEDSSGHQHNAPPTLTDSPPQEQQDGQRHDGERRGQSGVSENSCEDGERHERQLCGKDLQPQDSSPHHHHHHQHQVEQNGSTQQQAGRQQHEDCQHRGQHLVDRHRVEDEVRVSEKEEECDPAAGRQSSKDHRHPDHRRDDPHHPHSGDGLQQEQAEEGGHHRLSGKEPALQQLPEKNGAQEKLSDTAPRKLDKAQTQLSDSPPRREESGGQRSESEHGPPEPGQGEGRENHLHQTGLQHQRQQHGNGHQHSLDRKDLSSNDVRVPKSHSDPPPEAPLEKHEDRQGGNRTDTSPGQSCDRNDSHQHHQSGHSQQQVAQHHTKEKEAVSGEKKDQNDSSGKVVPNPAQNHQQQDQPQFVNQKDPSPGRVNTHPPHHQDRDTTDTTDTGSTDRGSTDRGTTDRGSTGTTDRGAADLGGVKDHASGHGTGGVSSPQSVSTASRASGREAAGDRGDRGDRGDRETAHSEEDVVQRVQKQDKKAAQVDCKTSDTPPRHASSPGTEGSTVEETEEEAVPEPPSHLRVERMEGGCVVLAWQPPVLDPQGCSNGARVVGYRIFLNGRVCQQPHNPRLSTTTVPVAPRLPPRPPHCLAVQTLAAGGQASGRVEVVLQPSQAAPGGSGTL, from the exons ATGGTGATGGAGAAACCGCTGGAGATTCTTCGGAAGAGAGTCAAAGACCTGGAAAACTTGGAGGCCTATCTGCAGCAGCAG TTAAAAGACGTGGAGACGGACCGCGAGAGGTTGCACGTGCTGTGCCGGAAGGACAAGGCCCAGCTGCACGAGCAGCTCGTGAGGCTGGAGGAGGGCCGGCTGAGGGAGGGCAGCCTGAAGTCCCAGCTGACGGTGGTGGAGCGGGGGGAGAGGGCCGCCCTCATGAGATGCCAGGGGCTGGAGGACTCGCTGTGCCGCCTGGAGGACCGCCTTCACCTGATGCAG GTCCAGGAGCGGCGACTGAGAGAGGAGCTGCGTCAGGTGACGTCAGAGGGAAGGACGTCAGGCATTGCGTCACCCATGGGCACGGGCCCCCTGACCAGTGGTGTCACCAGTGGCcgtggcagggagggggagggggacgggctGGGAGGAGGTGTTGGGTACCCGGGCAGTGTGCTGGACACCACCAGACAACAG CAGCAGGCGAGCGGGGAGGAGAGGGACAGGCTGGGTCGTCAGGTGGAGCAGCAGCGGGCCCAGATCTCCATCCTGGAGAGGCAGCTGGCCACCAGTGATGACGTCATGATGACGTTGCGACAGCGGCTGGACGTTCTGCAGGACCGGGACAGGGAactggagggggag GCGCGCGCTCTCCGGTCACGTGAGGAAGAGTTGCAGTCACGTGTGTCAGAGCTGGAGCGGTCAGAAAAGAGGCTGAAGTCACGTGTGAGAGAGCTGCAGCACAGTGAAACCTGTCTGATGGCCCGGCTGGATGAGCGGGAGACAGGGGGGCCTCAG GATGacgacacactgccccctgtccACAAACGCCAGTTGCCTCAGACATTGGAGGAGTGTCAGAGACAGGTGGTGCTGTTGTCAAGGCGACTGGAGGCCGCTCACAGACAGCTTGAAGACAGCAGTGGTCATCAGCATAACGCCCCCCCCACACTGACCGACAGCCCTCCTCAAGAGCAGCAGGACGGACAGCGTCATGACGGTGAGAGGCGGGGACAGAGTGGGGTGTCAGAAAACAGTTGTGAGGACGGTGAGAGGCACGAGAGGCAGCTGTGTGGGAAGGACCTTCAGCCACAAGACagcagcccccaccaccaccatcaccaccagcaccaggtTGAGCAGAACGGCTCTACTCagcaacaggcaggcaggcagcagcaTGAAGACTGTCAGCACCGTGGTCAACACCTCGTGGACAGGCACCGTGTGGAGGACGAGGTGCGTGTCAGTGAAAAGGAAGAAGAGTGTGACCCAGCAGCGGGGCGTCAGTCCAGCAAGGATCACCGCCATCCGGACCACAGGCGTGatgacccccaccacccgcacAGTGGGGATGGTCTTCAGCAGGAACAGGCTGAGGAGGGTGGGCATCACAGACTCTCCGGCAAGGAACCAGCTCTTCAACAGCTGCCCGAGAAAAACGGGGCGCAGGAAAAGCTCAGTGACACAGCTCCCAGGAAGTTGGACAAGGCCCAGACCCAGCTGTCAGACAGCCCGCCCCGGCGTGAAGAGTCTGGGGGACAACGGAGTGAATCTGAACATGGCCCGCCAGAACCAGGTCAAGGTGAAGGCCGTGAGAACCACCTCCATCAGACAGGTCTGCAGCACCAGAGGCAGCAACACGGAAACGGCCATCAGCACAGCCTGGACCGAAAGGACCTCTCAAGCAACGATGTTCGCGTGCCCAAATCACACAGCGACCCGCCGCCAGAAGCCCCCCTTGAGAAACACGAAGACAGGCAAGGTGGAAACAGGACGGACACCTCCCCAGGACAGTCATGTGACAGGAATGacagtcatcagcatcatcagtctGGTCACAGTCAGCAGCAAGTGGCTCAGCATCATACAAAGGAGAAGGAAGCAGTAAGCGGAGAGAAGAAAGACCAGAATGACAGCAGCGGGAAGGTCGTTCCGAACCCAGCACAGAACCACCAGCAGCAAGATCAGCCTCAGTTCGTTAACCAAAAGGATCCGTCTCCTGGAAGAGTGAACACTCATCCCCCGCACCACCAggacagagacactacagacacaacagacacaggctCTACAGACAGAGGCTCTACAGACAGAGGCACCACAGACAGAGGCTCCACAGGTACCACAGACAGAGGTGCAGCAGACCTGGGCGGTGTGAAGGACCATGCTTCAGGCCATGGAACCGGTGGTGTGTCCAGCCCCCAGTCTGTTTCCACGGCTTCCAGAGCATCGGGGAGAGAGGCTGCAGGAGACCGGGGGGACCGGGGAGACAGGGGGGACCGGGAGACAGCACACAGCGAGGAGGACGTTGTACAACGGGTGCAGAAACAAGACAAG AAGGCAGCACAAGTGGATTGCAAGACGTCAGATACACCACCTCGCCACGCGTCTTCTCCGGGTACTG AAGGGAGTACggtggaggagacggaggaggaggcagTACCTGAGCCACCCAGCCATCTGCGGGTGGAGAGGATGGAGGgcgggtgtgtggtgttggcatGGCAACCACCCGTCTTGgacccccagggctgcagcaacGGCGCCAGAGTGGTGGGGTACAGG ATCTTCCTGAACGGACGGGTGTGCCAGCAGCCCCACAACCCCCGCctgtccaccaccaccgtccccgtcgccccccgcctgcccccccgccccccgcactgCCTGGCTGTGCAGACCCTGGCCGCGGGTGGCCAGGCGTCTGGCCGTGTGGAGGTGGTCCTTCAGCCCAGTCAGGCCGCACCGGGAGGATCTGGGacactgtga